The following proteins are co-located in the Limanda limanda chromosome 5, fLimLim1.1, whole genome shotgun sequence genome:
- the LOC133001679 gene encoding fatty acid-binding protein, liver-type-like, whose protein sequence is MPFSGKYLLDSQENFEPFMKAIGLPDDLIQKGKDIKSISEIEETGDDFKVTVTTGSKVLVNTFTIGKEAELESVTGEKIKAVVQREGSNKLKVSLKGIESVTELVDANTIVNTMTLGGIVYKRTSKRM, encoded by the exons ATGCCTTTCTCTGGAAAGTACCTGCTGGACTCTCAGGAGAACTTTGAGCCTTTCATGAAGGCAATTG GTCTCCCTGACGACCTCATCCAGAAAGGCAAAGATATCAAGAGCATCTCTGAGATCGAGGAGACGGGCGATGACTTCAAGGTGACGGTCACAACTGGGTCAAAGGTACTCGTCAACACCTTCACCATCGGAAAGGAGGCTGAGCTGGAGTCCGTCACTGGGGAGAAGATCAAG GCGGTGGTTCAGCGTGAAGGCAGCAACAAGTTGAAGGTCAGCCTCAAGGGAATCGAGTCTGTCACAGAACTGGTGGATGCAAACACAATTGTCAAT ACAATGACACTCGGCGGCATTGTGTACAAGAGGACAAGCAAACGCATGTAA
- the LOC133001743 gene encoding isotocin-neurophysin IT 1-like, producing the protein MTGAAVSVCLLFLVSLCSACYISNCPIGGKRSIMDAPLRKCMPCGPGDRGRCFGPSICCGEGLGCLLGSPETAHCVEENYLLTPCHAGGRPCGSEGGRCAASGLCCDAESCTTDQSCLIEEDGEDQTGQLEGGEPSDIILRLLQLVGHASPHQSHQ; encoded by the exons aTGACTGGAGCCGCAGTGTCCGTGTGCCTACTTTTTCTAGTGTCTCTATGTTCAGCGTGTTACATCTCAAACTGTCCCATCGGCGGGAAGAGGTCCATCATGGATGCACCACTACGCAAG tgcaTGCCCTGTGGCCCCGGAGACAGGGGCCGCTGCTTCGGCCCAAGTATCTGCTGCGGGGAGGGTCTGGGCTGCCTGCTGGGCTCCCCAGAGACAGCTCACTGTGTGGAGGAGAACTACCTGCTCACCCCCTGCCACGCAGGAGGGAGACCCTGTGGATCTGAGGGAGGACGCTGTGCGGCATCAGGACTTTGCTGTGATGCAG AGAGTTGCACCACAGACCAATCCTGCCTTATcgaggaggacggagaggacCAAACTGGCCAATTGGAAGGCGGCGAGCCCAGTGATATCATCTTAAGGCTCCTGCAACTGGTCGGTCACGCTTCTCCTCATCAAAGCCACCAGTGA
- the znf366 gene encoding zinc finger protein 366 → METDRVRFSPGRSPPLGDELRQPPQHSFYLSPTPLYMKPPKFSPPSYPSISPSRDAYRMFSSPAFFPLLGSGYAPKEGSQKRKRTPFKMDAPGGESPDRGEEEAGESGSKKAVDLSHIPLSFPLRPIPSPAPKPHPGMIELHRLQLHQRSPGMTLPVQVKQEPLSPSPVWPPSPLLFHPPFFPPLHHSLLPYPFFMPGPVMHLSPAAFYPREGFRPGHRTRDRAPRGGATSAEKLGLDVHVDDSYYVDVGGDQKRWKCRMCDKSYTSKYNLVTHILGHNGIKPHGCHLCGKLFKQLSHLHTHLLTHQGMRPHKCQVCHKAFTQTSHLKRHMMQHSDVKPYSCGVCGRGFAYPSELRAHELKHEKGQENVCVECGLDFPTLAQLKRHLTAHRGPTLYRCAECQKTFQYPSQLQNHMMKHKDIRPHICSECGMEFIQSHHLKQHTLTHKGVKEHKCRICGREFTLLANMKRHVLIHTNIRAYQCHMCFKSFVQKQTLKAHMIVHSDIKPYKCKLCGKEFNRMHNLMGHMHLHSDSKPFKCLYCPSKFTLKGNLTRHMKVKHGVMDRGLNERLFRQRGRFCLTAPMGLLTHLSQEEPFDLSQKPPGLPSLRLAQSDGESVPGSSCQEEEDEDSLYRRSQYSPEVHQHEAAGEEQYSPKLEERGEGSPDEKKTYQQSLTHDTGAAAEEQEASVDPRGGQVRLLQSETSLDSDSEPGEEEEEEEEEEEEEEEEEEEEEVEAYHHDARHRQSYDSEMEDLHQELDEPEQRKQQFNVAERNQSSVKAGEFISAEDEEEQRE, encoded by the exons atggaaaCCGATAGAGTGAGATTCTCTCCAGGAAGAAGTCCTCCTCTGGGAGATGAGCTCAGGCAACCGCCCCAGCACAGTTTCTACCTAAGTCCAACTCCGCTCTATATGAAACCCCCAAAGTTCTCCCCTCCCAGCTACCCCAGCATCTCACCCTCCAGGGACGCCTACAGGATGTTCAGCTCACCCGCTTTCTTTCCCTTACTTGGCTCTGGGTACGCTCCAAAGGAGGGATCCCAAAAACGCAAAAGAACTCCTTTCAAAATGGACGCCCCAGGAGGTGAATCTCCTGACAGAGgcgaggaggaggcaggagagagcgGCAGTAAGAAGGCAGTCGACCTCTCCCACATCCCCTTGTCTTTCCCCCTTCGCCCCATTCCTTCCCCAGCTCCAAAGCCCCACCCTGGCATGATCGAGCTCCACAGACTGCAGCTTCACCAGCGATCGCCGGGTATGACTCTACCTGTGCAGGTGAAACAGGAGCCTCTCAGTCCTTCCCCAGTTtggcctccctctcctctccttttccaTCCTCCTTTCTTCCCACCTCTCCACCACAGCCTCCTCCCTTACCCCTTCTTCATGCCCGGCCCTGTCATGCACCTCTCCCCCGCTGCTTTCTACCCCAGAGAGGGCTTCCGACCCGGTCATCGTACCCGGGACCGAGCTCCTCGAGGCGGGGCGACCAGCGCTGAGAAGCTCGGGTTGGACGTCCACGTGGATGACAGCTACTATGTGGATGTCGGAGGCGACCAGAAGCGATGGAAGTGTCGCATGTGTGACAAGTCGTACACGTCCAAGTACAACCTGGTCACGCACATCCTGGGCCACAATGGCATCAAGCCGCACGGATGCCACCTGTGTGGGAAGCTCTTCAAGCAGCTGAGTCACCtgcacactcacctgctcacgcATCAGGGCATGAGGCCCCACAAGTGCCAGGTGTGCCACAAGGCCTTCACCCAGACCAGCCACCTGAAGAGGCACATGATGCAGCACAGCGACGTGAAGCCATACAG CTGCGGCGTGTGTGGCCGAGGCTTCGCTTACCCCAGCGAGCTGCGAGCCCACGAGCTGAAGCACGAGAAGGGTCAGGAGAACGTGTGCGTGGAGTGTGGTCTGGACTTTCCCACACTCGCTCAGCTGAAGAGGCACCTGACCGCCCACCGGGGACCCACCCTGTACAG GTGCGCAGAGTGCCAGAAGACTTTCCAGTATCCCAGTCAGCTGCAGAACCACAtgatgaaacacaaagacatccGACCACACATCTGCAGCGAGTGTGGGATGGAGTTCATCCAGTCGCACCACCTGAAACagcacactctcactcacaaa GGCGTGAAAGAGCATAAGTGTCGCATCTGTGGTCGTGAGTTTACCCTGTTGGCCAACATGAAGCGCCACGTCCTCATCCACACCAACATTCGGGCCTACCAGTGCCACATGTGCTTCAAGAGCTTCGTCCAAAAACAGACTCTCAAGGCTCACATGATCGTCCACTCGGACATCAAGCCCTATAAGTGCAAG CTTTGTGGAAAGGAGTTCAACAGGATGCATAATCTGATGGGCCACATGCATCTGCACTCAGACAGCAAACCCTTTAAATGCCTTTACTGCCCGAGCAAGTTCACGCTGAAGGGAAACCTCACCAGACACATGAAGGTCAAACATGGCGTCATGGACAGAGGGCTGAATGAAAGAT TGTTTAGGCAAAGGGGCCGTTTCTGCCTGACCGCTCCGATGGGCCTCCTCACCCACCTCAGCCAAGAGGAGCCGTTTGACCTTTCCCAGAAGCCGCCGGGCCTTCCCAGCCTCCGTCTCGCCCAGTCTGATGGCGAGAGCGTCCCGGGGAGCTcgtgtcaggaggaggaggatgaagatagCTTGTACAGAAGGAGCCAGTACAGCCCGGAGGTGCACCAACACGAGGCTGCAGGCGAGGAGCAGTACAGCCCtaagctggaggagagaggagagggatcTCCAGACGAGAAAAAGACATATCAGCAAAGTTTGACTCATGACACTGGGGCTGCAGCAGAAGAACAAGAAGCATCTGTGGATCCCAGAGGTGGCCAGGTCCGACTCCTGCAGTCAGAAACCTCCTTAGACTCTGATTCAGAGccaggtgaagaggaggaggaggaggaggaggaggaggaggaggaggaggaggaggaggaggaggaggaggtggaggcgtACCACCATGACGCACGCCACAGACAGTCGTATGACTCAGAGATGGAAGATCTTCACCAAGAGTTAGATGAGCcagagcaaagaaaacaacagttcaATGTGGCAGAGAGAAACCAGAGCAGTGTGAAGGCAGGTGAATTTATAAGcgcagaggatgaagaggagcagagagaatga